A stretch of DNA from Pangasianodon hypophthalmus isolate fPanHyp1 chromosome 2, fPanHyp1.pri, whole genome shotgun sequence:
ttgtctcagggagtgtatcctcaccaccgtcacctctggctcgctcattagggataaattcacatatttacaatatattttttgtgaatccatttatttctgtaaagctgctttgtgacaatgtccattgttaaaagcgctatacaaataaaattgaactgaattgaatagaaCCTCAATGTCCTTAGCTGCTGTAGCAcccaaatttccccttggggatcaataaagtacatctatctatctatctatctatctatctatctgtctctctgtctatctaatAAAGTAGAGACCttaacattaacaaatcatCTTGTATCTAATTGTAAATTATAGAACTGAGATTGTCATTGTTTTGTAGATTCTagcatatttacataaaaatggaCTGCTTAGTCCATTGGTTAGAGAAACTTATGCAAAATGTCCATTCCAGTCTAGGAAGAAGATGTTAATtagaaagtgtgcatgtaacATGTGATGTCTGCGCCCTGTGTttaccgtaaaaccctgtatatacgcGCGTATGTATACAACATCCTCCCAAATCATCCGACACTGCTGAGATCTGGACCTCGATGTcctcacatcacacatcagcaCTGATTTAACGCGCTATGCATTGCAGAAGaaggttatttttatttcctgctcCGTCAGTAGACTGTTTGCGGCTGCGGAGAGTCAGTGTGCGCTCATAGCTCGTGTTTACGGTAATTCTGAGACGAGCAGTCCGGAAAGTGAGGAAACGAAAGTTAAGCGCGTCAGTGTGTCGAGTTCACTGCGGTGTGCTGAGGACCTTATTAACCTGCTAATTCTGTGAGTAACATTTTACTTTAACATTTTAGCGTTGAAAGCTAATATTTAAGGATAAGGATAAAGATAAGGATGTTATATGAATGAATGTAGAAGTGAATTTGATTGGAAATAGTTTCTGTCATTCTGCTTTCGTTTTGCATTTTAAACGCTTCATTTATTTCCTGACCGCTGCACCTGCGCACCTTCACCGCCTTTACCGCCTGCTCCTGCTCTcactgttcactgtgtgtgtgtgtgtgtgtgtgttattgtgtgtgtgtgtcattgtgtgtgttactgtgtgtgattgtgtgtgttcttgtgtgtgttattctgtgttattgtgtgtgtgttagtgtgttattgtttgtgtttgtgtgtgttactgtgttattgtgtgtcattgtgtgtgtgttactgtgtgttagtgtgttattgtgtgtcattgtgtgtgttactgtagcttattgtgtgtgttagtgtgttattgtgtgtgttgttattgtgtgtgttcttgtgtgtcTTAttctgtgttattgtgtgtgttcttgtgtgtgttattctgtgttattgtgtgtgtgttactgtgtgttagtgtgttattgtgtgtcattgtgtgtgttactgtagcttattgtgtgtgttagtgtgttattgtgtgtgttgttgttgtgtgtgttcttgtgtgtcTTATTCTgtgttattgtttgtgtgttgtgttattgtttgtgtttgtgtgtgttactgtaggttattgtgtgtgttagtgtgttattgtatgtcattgtgtgtgtgtgattgtgtgttactgtgtgttgttattgtgtgtgttcttgtgtgtcTTATTCTGTTATTGtttgtgttcgtgtgtgttactgtaggttattgtgtgtgttagtgtgttattgtatgtgttattgtatgtcattgtgtgttagtgtgtgtgatattgtgtgttcttgtgtgtcTTATTCTgtgttattgtttgtgtgttgtgttattgtttgtgtgtgtgattgtgtgttaaggtgtgttgttattgtgtgtgttctcGTGTGTCTTATTCTgtgttattgtttgtgtgttgtgttattgtttgtgtttgtgtgtgttactgtaggttattgtgtgtgttagtgtgttattgtatgtcattgtgtgtgtgtgattgtgtgttactgtgtgttgttattgtgtgtgttcttgtctGTCTTATTCTgtgttattgtttgtgtgttactgtgtgtgttactgtgtgtgtgtgtgtgtgtgtgtgtgttagtgtgttattgtgtgttatagTTGTTTCCATTTGTACTTACTTGAACTGCcctgtctgtttatttaagGTGCTATTTATTAGATTTGCCTGTTTTCTCCAGGAATCTCAGCTGAATGTAGAAAACATCTGAATTCATGCAGTGCtgattttctaatgaacttgaacttgataaGGAATGCGGGTGTGAAGATTCCTGCAACATGAATGGCTCCTAACGAAACCTGTTGTTTCAGTAAGCACCCGTAAAAGCAGCTAGTGCAGGTTTCCAGAGCGTCGTGTGGTATCAGTCTCATCTCATGCTGTTTAAGTTTCAGCTGAAGTTTCGTTTCTGCGCTTCTGCAGGCTCGAGCATCTCTCACCTTCTCCATCATGGCAGAAGTGACCGACACTATGGCTCTGCTGAGCCTGGAGGATGATCTGACCTGCAGCATCTGCTTGTGTCCGTTCGACGAGCCGGTGAGTCTGACCTGCGGTCACAGCTTCTGCCGCAGGTGTCTGGAGGAGACGTGGAGCAATGCGAGCTCCTACTGCTGCCCTCACTGCCGCGCACACTTCCTCATCAAGCCGGAGCTGAAGAAGAACACGGTGCTGAGCGCGGTGGTCGAAACCTTCAGGACCAAAGCGGGGACAGACGCCGGCGACGGTGATGCGGGTGTGACGCCGCGCCACGAGCCCAAGCCCATCATGTGCGACATGTGCAACGAGGCCAAGGCGGTGAAAACGTGTCTGACTTGCATCACGTCGTTCTGCTCAGATCACGTGCGCCCTCACCAGGAGAACCCTCTGTTCCGCGCGCACGAGCTGTGCGAGCCGCTTTCCGACCTCGTGGAACGGCTGTGTCCCGAGCACGGGAAGCTGATGGAGTTCTACTGCGCTCGCCACGAGAGGAGCATCTGCAGCAGCTGTTTGCAGCAGAGTCACAAGGAGTGCGGATTCTCCACCCCCAGCGAGCAGCGCATGAAGATAGAGGTGCCGTGTCACCTTCTCAAAATAACGAATAAATAAGTCTTAAAACTCCACCCTGATCGATTCGTATATAAACCCTTCTAAATATCATGCAACCTTCAAACACATCCAAAATTtcttttataatgaaatttcctacattacccacaatgccgatAGCGTCGTGGTGAAATTaagccctcgcttcatctcaATCTACAGAGACtgatgcagcggcactttagtACTTTAGTCTGTCcggctctctcacctcctcgtcTGTACCTTCAACTCCATCGCACTCGTCATCTCACAGATTTCTAGCCTAACTAGCCGAGCTGAGCCGATTCTGCCGTCATGTAGCTGCGTTGCATCCTGGGAGTAAAACATCCACGCTACTTCTACACAGGATTTCTCGTTAATATTACGCTGGGTATGACATCACGGGAAAATGAaacatgagaaaagaaaaaaaaggaggttttaggagctttagaaacccGACTTGTTGAAAATGTTCTCGTAAACGCCACTGCAACTGCGCTAACAAACACAAcgtccccctgtgacatcagagcaACACACAACCGCTAATAACGAGaatacagcaccagccaaaAATTAGCACCACAATCAGTAAACACACTAATCACAAGTAGTTTGGTGTAAACAGAGCTGCAGGGTGGAGTTTAACTTCAGCATGTGATCTCTCCATGTGAATCTGTCGTGTCTCATTGTGTGAGTTTTGTTTATCTGTTGGTGTGATTAGTCTGATCTGAGGGACAAGCTGAACATTCTGGACGGGAAGATGGAAAAGAACCAGCTGGTTATAACGCAGATGAGGGAGCAGCAAGCTAAGCTcaaggttagtgtgtgtgtgtgtgtgtgtgtgtgtgtgtgtgtgtgtgagtcaaacattctgtatgtttttgtacagctcaTGTTTACTCACGCTTACGTCAGTGGTGTTATTAATGGGTGTTCCCCTTTTTGATAGGCAATGCTAATGTATTACTGATCctcctagtgtgtgtgtgtgtgtgtgtgtgtgtgtgtgtgtttgtgtgtgtgagagagagagaaaattgtAGCAGCTGTTGATACAGTGTGATGGAATGTCGAGGAATCCAGGATTAAAGCACCACAGCAGAATAACACGCGCAACAAACAGGAGGAACGAGACGAGACGGGACGACTAATTCGATCCGTCGCTAATTCTTTCCTCTAAACAGTGATTAACCAATCATAGCTTAGCAACCGTAACTAAGGACAGGCTTTACTCTTGACACTTTGCTCCTTTATACCTTTTTATTGTTGTAGTCGCTAAGCAACacaggaaaacattttaataatatttttaataaccaaACATTACGTCTGTAACGTCTTCTCTcaaactgtaataattaaaaatatcaaaactcaacagaaaaaaaggtttatttcaccgtttttgtttttatccacAGCATTTTCCGAAACTTAGCAACTTTGAAGAAgactttaagctccgcccactccaCCCTCACGTCTATCCCTGAAATGATTTCCTGTATAATCTATATCTCAGATCATGTAGTTTGTAACTGGCTTTCGTGGaattttatttccagttttcttTCCAGTTAATTCCAGATGGAATATTACAGAAAGATTTCCCAAAAATAACTGTTCTGTCTGCGAAGTCTTTCTCTCACgtgagaaatattttaattctcacaagaaaaaatattttcgGTTTTATCAGGTATGCAAATTTATACCTCGTTTGCATAAGCACATGTAAATTTATGAAAAAGTTCCAATACAAGAGAATACTTTTAAGAATATCAGCAGGCTACTGGGTAAAGATTAATTGtgataaatgtattattattattattattttaatttttaaatgttttattcctatattcacctgtagtgtctCACATTAAAATGTATAGAATTCCACATTTCCCTCCCTGCCATGCCGGATTATATCCATTTCATCtacatgattttttattttttatcattttagtGTTACACTGCATGGAGATTGTACTGTTATGAACATAGTACTAATATTTAAGATACAtccaataattaaaaattctaATTGCAACACTTGTAATTAAAATCTTCACCGTTGATATGCTAGGCTCGAAAGGTCTGACGTAGCGAGGGTAACCAAGGAGGGGCGGGGCTTAGTGTTGATTATATAAAGGTGCTCACACTCCTACAAATTGTTTGTGATTATAAAGCATCCTAAGGAGCATCCAGAGTAAGACGTGTGTTCagctggttgtgtgtgttttccgaTCGCTGACCGACGCTGGCGTTCCCCCGCAGGAAATGGCGGTGGTGCGTAAGCGCGCTCTGGAGGCGGAGTATCAGCAGATCCGGGAGATGCTGCAGAGGGACGAGCGAGAGGCCATGGACGCTCTGGATAAAGACCTGGACAGCGGCAACACCAAGCTCAACACCCTGATGAAGAAATTCACGCAGAACATCGAGAAGATAAGCTCCACCAGAGCTGAGATCAACAACCTGCTGGCCAAATCCCACACTCTGGACTTCTTACAGGTGAGCACCCGGGAACACTGACCAGGGGAATTCTGGGAAAATCTGACCGGCTCAAAAGCAGGTGGCTATAAGCAGGTAGGAATCACCAGGTGAGCGCTAAGCAGGTCATTTTAAGCAATTAATTATGGCAGTTATGACTTTAAATTGCACTTGCAATGTCATTAcgtttgcatttttattttttctttgttgatgTGACTGATATCAAAGACGCAAACGTCAGAGAGACGCAAGCGGCTCGTTCCTGTCCGAAGCAGAAGTAGAGCCATCAATATGAAATACCtggattataaaaaaaaaaaaagcaatgttttGGAAATATCATTGTTCCTCTTTGCGGTAGGCGTCTGTGGAAATGCCATCTGTGGTGAACTTTGACCCTTACTGCCCACGAATCAACCTGGACTCCAAGCGCGTCATCGCGTACCACTCCAGCATCGTTGGTCTGAAGGAGCAGATTAATAAAATTTTGTGTCAGCCCGTGGAGAACAGGATATCCCTCCTCaaaccaggtgtgtgtgtgtgtttaagaaaagatgtgtgtgtgtgtgtttggtattTGTATTGTTCTGTAATTGTAAGTGCATGCGTGGAGCTCTGATATTGAAATGCTTTACAGATTTGGGAAA
This window harbors:
- the trim25 gene encoding E3 ubiquitin/ISG15 ligase TRIM25 isoform X4 — protein: MAEVTDTMALLSLEDDLTCSICLCPFDEPVSLTCGHSFCRRCLEETWSNASSYCCPHCRAHFLIKPELKKNTVLSAVVETFRTKAGTDAGDGDAGVTPRHEPKPIMCDMCNEAKAVKTCLTCITSFCSDHVRPHQENPLFRAHELCEPLSDLVERLCPEHGKLMEFYCARHERSICSSCLQQSHKECGFSTPSEQRMKIESDLRDKLNILDGKMEKNQLVITQMREQQAKLKEMAVVRKRALEAEYQQIREMLQRDEREAMDALDKDLDSGNTKLNTLMKKFTQNIEKISSTRAEINNLLAKSHTLDFLQASVEMPSVVNFDPYCPRINLDSKRVIAYHSSIVGLKEQINKILCQPVENRISLLKPDLGKPVPGEGETNCKSDKQKDKIGVGGASFNLPNPRETGSTPGEVSGTQNSGSQPRGGPGGARKKQQTRGKKGPSKGMNSALSRSVDRLDNLGTRPFVSVPIDMSSPTINAATRGELLKYATVLTFDIRTAHKRVVLSENNTKASVSDEPSPYADIPPRFTVCSQVLCNQGFSQGRHYWEVKMSSNNFCGLGLSYASIDRKGPSSRLGRNAQSWCIEWFNVKLSAWHNSSETVLANPSPSRVGVLLDCDNGTATFYNVQDRAYPFHTFVFPFSEALYPAFWIFSSGSSVTLCKLTH
- the trim25 gene encoding E3 ubiquitin/ISG15 ligase TRIM25 isoform X1 — translated: MAEVTDTMALLSLEDDLTCSICLCPFDEPVSLTCGHSFCRRCLEETWSNASSYCCPHCRAHFLIKPELKKNTVLSAVVETFRTKAGTDAGDGDAGVTPRHEPKPIMCDMCNEAKAVKTCLTCITSFCSDHVRPHQENPLFRAHELCEPLSDLVERLCPEHGKLMEFYCARHERSICSSCLQQSHKECGFSTPSEQRMKIESDLRDKLNILDGKMEKNQLVITQMREQQAKLKEMAVVRKRALEAEYQQIREMLQRDEREAMDALDKDLDSGNTKLNTLMKKFTQNIEKISSTRAEINNLLAKSHTLDFLQASVEMPSVVNFDPYCPRINLDSKRVIAYHSSIVGLKEQINKILCQPVENRISLLKPDLGKPVPGEGETNCKSDKQKDKIGVGGASFNLPNPRETGSTPGEVSGTQNSGSQPRGGPGGARKKQQTRDKKENRDHKDHKEHKEHKEHKDHKDHKDHKAERGKKGPSKGMNSALSRSVDRLDNLGTRPFVSVPIDMSSPTINAATRGELLKYATVLTFDIRTAHKRVVLSENNTKASVSDEPSPYADIPPRFTVCSQVLCNQGFSQGRHYWEVKMSSNNFCGLGLSYASIDRKGPSSRLGRNAQSWCIEWFNVKLSAWHNSSETVLANPSPSRVGVLLDCDNGTATFYNVQDRAYPFHTFVFPFSEALYPAFWIFSSGSSVTLCKLTH
- the trim25 gene encoding E3 ubiquitin/ISG15 ligase TRIM25 isoform X3, yielding MAEVTDTMALLSLEDDLTCSICLCPFDEPVSLTCGHSFCRRCLEETWSNASSYCCPHCRAHFLIKPELKKNTVLSAVVETFRTKAGTDAGDGDAGVTPRHEPKPIMCDMCNEAKAVKTCLTCITSFCSDHVRPHQENPLFRAHELCEPLSDLVERLCPEHGKLMEFYCARHERSICSSCLQQSHKECGFSTPSEQRMKIESDLRDKLNILDGKMEKNQLVITQMREQQAKLKEMAVVRKRALEAEYQQIREMLQRDEREAMDALDKDLDSGNTKLNTLMKKFTQNIEKISSTRAEINNLLAKSHTLDFLQASVEMPSVVNFDPYCPRINLDSKRVIAYHSSIVGLKEQINKILCQPVENRISLLKPGVGGASFNLPNPRETGSTPGEVSGTQNSGSQPRGGPGGARKKQQTRDKKENRDHKDHKEHKEHKEHKDHKDHKDHKAERGKKGPSKGMNSALSRSVDRLDNLGTRPFVSVPIDMSSPTINAATRGELLKYATVLTFDIRTAHKRVVLSENNTKASVSDEPSPYADIPPRFTVCSQVLCNQGFSQGRHYWEVKMSSNNFCGLGLSYASIDRKGPSSRLGRNAQSWCIEWFNVKLSAWHNSSETVLANPSPSRVGVLLDCDNGTATFYNVQDRAYPFHTFVFPFSEALYPAFWIFSSGSSVTLCKLTH
- the trim25 gene encoding E3 ubiquitin/ISG15 ligase TRIM25 isoform X2, with product MAEVTDTMALLSLEDDLTCSICLCPFDEPVSLTCGHSFCRRCLEETWSNASSYCCPHCRAHFLIKPELKKNTVLSAVVETFRTKAGTDAGDGDAGVTPRHEPKPIMCDMCNEAKAVKTCLTCITSFCSDHVRPHQENPLFRAHELCEPLSDLVERLCPEHGKLMEFYCARHERSICSSCLQQSHKECGFSTPSEQRMKIESDLRDKLNILDGKMEKNQLVITQMREQQAKLKEMAVVRKRALEAEYQQIREMLQRDEREAMDALDKDLDSGNTKLNTLMKKFTQNIEKISSTRAEINNLLAKSHTLDFLQASVEMPSVVNFDPYCPRINLDSKRVIAYHSSIVGLKEQINKILCQPVENRISLLKPDLGKPVPGEGVGGASFNLPNPRETGSTPGEVSGTQNSGSQPRGGPGGARKKQQTRDKKENRDHKDHKEHKEHKEHKDHKDHKDHKAERGKKGPSKGMNSALSRSVDRLDNLGTRPFVSVPIDMSSPTINAATRGELLKYATVLTFDIRTAHKRVVLSENNTKASVSDEPSPYADIPPRFTVCSQVLCNQGFSQGRHYWEVKMSSNNFCGLGLSYASIDRKGPSSRLGRNAQSWCIEWFNVKLSAWHNSSETVLANPSPSRVGVLLDCDNGTATFYNVQDRAYPFHTFVFPFSEALYPAFWIFSSGSSVTLCKLTH